The following are encoded together in the Pseudomonas maumuensis genome:
- a CDS encoding aliphatic sulfonate ABC transporter substrate-binding protein: protein MSHLFSGRYMLTGLLCLMLGIAHADETLRVSSQKNSLQVLLQAAGELDDVPYPLEFAAFGAAAPTAEALAAGAVDIGTLGTAPFVFATAAGAGLKTVGVVRLQVTPTAVAIVVPEASPLSDAASLVGRRITTTRGSIGHYLALAALRATGHSGRDATFVFLQPGESRSLLANGGADAWATWDPYTSMVQLEGGTRVLVSGEGLFAGNMLLVANPAAIRDKPAQLRDFLRRVGRAWDWASAHAEQFSAIQARQSGLPLEVHLRSNRFSQPRRALVDDALVRDLADTARLYQDEGVIGPGFVAEQQVDEQFNEVSEVQ, encoded by the coding sequence ATGAGTCATTTATTCAGTGGGCGTTACATGCTGACGGGGTTGCTGTGCCTGATGCTGGGGATCGCTCACGCGGACGAAACCCTGCGCGTCTCCAGCCAGAAGAACTCGCTGCAGGTGCTGCTGCAGGCCGCCGGCGAGCTCGACGATGTGCCGTACCCCCTGGAGTTCGCCGCCTTCGGCGCCGCCGCACCCACCGCCGAAGCCCTGGCGGCCGGGGCGGTGGATATCGGCACCCTGGGCACCGCGCCGTTCGTGTTCGCCACCGCGGCCGGCGCCGGGCTCAAGACCGTCGGGGTGGTGCGCCTGCAGGTGACGCCCACGGCGGTGGCGATCGTCGTGCCCGAAGCGTCGCCGCTGAGCGACGCGGCGTCGCTGGTGGGCCGGCGCATCACCACCACCCGTGGCTCCATCGGCCATTACCTGGCGCTGGCAGCGTTGCGCGCCACTGGCCACAGCGGCCGCGACGCCACGTTCGTGTTTCTCCAACCAGGCGAGTCACGCAGCCTGCTGGCCAACGGCGGCGCCGACGCCTGGGCCACCTGGGACCCGTACACCAGCATGGTCCAGCTCGAAGGCGGCACGCGGGTGCTGGTCAGTGGCGAAGGCTTGTTCGCCGGCAACATGCTGCTGGTGGCCAACCCTGCGGCGATCCGCGACAAGCCGGCGCAACTGCGGGATTTCCTGCGCCGGGTTGGCCGCGCCTGGGACTGGGCCAGCGCCCATGCCGAGCAGTTTTCGGCGATCCAGGCCCGCCAGAGCGGGCTGCCGCTGGAGGTGCACCTACGCTCGAACCGCTTTTCACAGCCACGCAGGGCCCTGGTGGACGACGCGCTGGTCAGGGACTTGGCCGACACCGCCCGGCTGTACCAAGACGAGGGGGTGATCGGCCCGGGCTTCGTTGCCGAACAACAGGTGGACGAGCAGTTCAATGAAGTATCGGAAGTTCAGTGA
- a CDS encoding 2OG-Fe(II) oxygenase, with translation MLTITTVEELTAAQLDDVIHARTLGILIKGFAPADTVALALERLSHHELRGAFSEQTEFVRLGKAYIEIRDEASRAEYHGQAIANIRKIRSAFGPLASPIDHLRLLLDEVWPKGARLLDVNGRKCFVGIARFQGNNVDLTPHTDDLARNAPADHQPRLLTQLSTNIYLQIPEDGGELEIWNLHPDEAEYERLRGQRAYGIERHLLPPPDLVVKPEAGDLIFLNPRLIHAVRPSATSTRVTLGVFIGYFGDDQPLAYWS, from the coding sequence ATGCTGACGATTACCACGGTCGAGGAATTGACCGCCGCACAGTTAGACGATGTGATTCACGCCCGCACACTGGGCATCCTGATCAAAGGCTTCGCACCCGCCGATACCGTGGCCCTGGCCCTGGAGCGCCTGAGTCATCACGAACTGCGTGGTGCCTTCAGCGAGCAGACCGAGTTCGTGCGCCTGGGCAAGGCCTACATCGAGATCAGGGACGAGGCCAGCCGCGCCGAGTACCACGGCCAGGCCATCGCCAACATTCGCAAGATCCGCAGCGCCTTCGGCCCGCTGGCATCGCCCATCGACCATTTGCGCCTGCTGCTCGACGAGGTCTGGCCCAAAGGGGCGCGGCTGCTGGATGTGAACGGGCGCAAGTGCTTCGTCGGCATCGCCCGCTTCCAGGGCAACAACGTCGACCTCACGCCGCATACCGATGACCTGGCCCGCAATGCCCCGGCCGACCACCAGCCGCGGCTGCTCACCCAGCTGTCGACCAACATCTACCTGCAGATCCCCGAGGACGGCGGCGAGCTGGAAATCTGGAACCTGCACCCCGACGAGGCCGAGTACGAACGCCTGCGCGGCCAGCGCGCCTACGGTATCGAGCGCCACCTGCTGCCGCCGCCGGACTTGGTGGTCAAGCCCGAGGCGGGCGACCTGATCTTTCTCAACCCGCGGTTGATCCACGCGGTGCGCCCCTCGGCCACCAGCACCCGGGTCACCCTCGGCGTATTCATCGGTTATTTCGGCGACGACCAGCCTTTGGCCTACTGGAGCTAA